A window of the Brachyspira suanatina genome harbors these coding sequences:
- a CDS encoding methyl-accepting chemotaxis protein: protein MASDKIKQHVIRKLKILTIPIYLLVDIVIWNIALFFIYKEVPPIYGLKILFSAISFIFFFKYLKMWNNNSSIRLASRVILTFFIISLVGSVVEIIAYSVINEVFLHTMTLAIFNATINAVLLSCVFMLFFKILSKNFELDENIVTFYIPLIAKLGLIVYLFFSTIILAFLMNHVSVEENVYLNNYSSLVLNEMTSISDNMRKFDDNIKSDMMSYSEAVLNIYSNKNIISRDDIQTHFVNRLSYINDTLKNKYDTVSVNINQDYLDTDIPYSVTISRDASTDRYTSRASDALTIHNFLENEIENNYVTLGMDVYDRNNIFISAYTPLKLFGRDIGYIISESSVANIDNIIKNDNILSKWSYIYYIAVKRDIILSSDSRYIAESASEILSSSPELAENIENFEKSFGSNKTFEIFYPINILGKKSIAVVSYIEELKVIGLYYKDVNTIIKDSDINLTIFNFIFLFISIFILFFAVYLVILKILLSSISRANESTKMLLGGNGDLRKRILSKNNDEIGVLIYNFNLFLSSLDNLIGDLKIESYKVFEEIKVIEKIIDENTNRINDQSSSITESVASVNNIITSIQNVTNSTDQQRHAFSSASIAVEELLQTIYKINDNMERQSSAVEQTSASIEEMISNITSVARSVNKADSFSKKLLVDAHDGGDTVDEVIEAVRGIEESSDQIKEIVNVIQGIAEQTNLLAMNAAIEAAHAGEQGRGFSVVADEIRSLAEHTADNTKSITNIIKAITKRIEETVELASNSGKSLDNILDMSENTARVVSEINTANSELEVGGRDILETIRHLNNITTGVKDSVKEQMNSGDVVDSQITLLDQITREVSDIIEANSSGAKEVMHAMSFLNELSVKTVEGNKEFYTATSKLNEIFVRFNELMGKFITNADSLEEAKNDNVIKKNPENYSVDERMDMELKSLEEEFKKDNDEFKKDDDVLEMLKEDFKNPEMFSM from the coding sequence ATGGCTTCAGACAAGATAAAACAACATGTTATTAGAAAGCTAAAAATTTTAACTATTCCTATATATTTATTAGTGGATATTGTTATTTGGAATATAGCGTTATTCTTTATATATAAAGAAGTTCCGCCTATATATGGTTTGAAGATACTCTTTTCTGCAATTTCTTTTATATTCTTTTTCAAATATTTAAAGATGTGGAATAATAATTCTAGTATAAGGTTGGCAAGCAGAGTTATACTTACGTTTTTTATAATTTCTCTTGTAGGAAGTGTCGTAGAAATAATAGCATATTCTGTTATAAATGAAGTATTTTTACATACTATGACATTGGCTATATTTAATGCCACTATAAATGCTGTTTTATTATCATGCGTATTTATGCTGTTTTTCAAAATACTATCTAAGAATTTTGAATTAGATGAAAACATAGTAACCTTTTATATACCTCTCATTGCTAAATTAGGACTTATAGTATATTTGTTTTTCTCTACTATTATATTGGCTTTTTTAATGAACCATGTATCTGTAGAAGAAAATGTTTATTTAAACAACTATAGCAGTTTAGTATTAAATGAAATGACTTCTATATCTGATAATATGAGAAAATTTGATGATAATATTAAATCAGATATGATGTCTTATTCTGAAGCAGTTCTCAATATTTATTCTAATAAAAATATAATTTCAAGAGATGATATACAAACTCATTTTGTTAATAGATTATCATATATAAATGATACTTTAAAAAATAAGTATGATACAGTATCTGTTAATATTAATCAGGATTATTTAGATACTGATATTCCTTATTCTGTAACTATATCTAGGGATGCTTCCACAGACAGATATACAAGCAGAGCGTCAGATGCTTTAACTATTCATAACTTCTTAGAAAATGAAATAGAAAATAATTATGTAACTTTAGGTATGGATGTTTATGATAGAAATAATATATTTATATCTGCTTATACTCCATTAAAATTATTTGGAAGAGATATAGGATATATTATATCTGAATCTAGTGTAGCAAATATTGATAATATTATTAAAAATGATAATATACTTTCCAAATGGTCTTATATATATTATATAGCAGTAAAGAGAGATATAATACTTAGCTCAGACAGCAGATATATAGCTGAAAGTGCTTCTGAGATATTATCATCATCTCCAGAACTTGCAGAAAATATAGAGAATTTTGAAAAATCATTTGGGTCTAATAAAACATTTGAAATATTTTATCCTATTAATATTTTAGGTAAGAAATCTATAGCTGTAGTTTCATATATAGAAGAATTAAAAGTTATAGGTCTATATTATAAAGATGTAAACACAATAATAAAAGATTCAGATATAAATTTAACTATATTTAATTTTATATTCTTATTTATATCAATATTTATTTTATTCTTTGCTGTTTATTTAGTTATTTTGAAAATACTTTTATCTTCAATAAGCAGAGCAAATGAATCTACAAAAATGCTTTTGGGAGGAAATGGAGATTTAAGAAAAAGAATATTATCAAAGAATAATGATGAAATAGGAGTTTTAATTTATAATTTTAATTTATTCTTGTCTAGTTTGGATAACCTTATAGGAGATTTAAAAATAGAAAGTTATAAGGTATTTGAAGAGATAAAGGTAATAGAAAAAATTATTGATGAAAATACAAATAGAATAAATGATCAAAGTTCCAGCATCACTGAAAGTGTAGCAAGTGTTAATAATATTATTACTTCTATACAGAATGTTACTAATTCTACAGATCAGCAAAGGCATGCATTTTCATCAGCTTCCATTGCTGTAGAAGAATTGTTACAGACAATTTATAAGATCAATGATAATATGGAACGTCAGTCATCAGCTGTAGAACAGACATCAGCTTCTATAGAGGAGATGATATCCAACATTACTTCTGTGGCAAGAAGTGTTAATAAAGCGGATAGTTTCTCTAAAAAGCTTCTTGTTGATGCTCATGACGGAGGTGATACAGTAGATGAAGTTATTGAGGCGGTTAGAGGTATTGAAGAAAGCTCTGACCAGATTAAAGAGATAGTTAACGTTATTCAAGGTATTGCTGAACAAACTAACCTTTTGGCTATGAACGCAGCTATTGAGGCAGCGCATGCCGGAGAGCAAGGAAGAGGTTTCTCTGTAGTTGCTGACGAGATTAGATCTTTGGCAGAACACACAGCTGATAACACTAAATCTATCACTAACATCATTAAAGCTATTACTAAGAGAATAGAAGAAACAGTGGAATTAGCAAGTAATAGTGGTAAGTCTCTTGATAACATACTTGATATGTCAGAGAATACTGCTAGAGTTGTTTCTGAGATAAATACTGCCAACAGTGAATTAGAGGTTGGAGGAAGAGATATACTTGAAACTATAAGACACTTGAATAATATTACAACAGGTGTAAAAGACAGTGTAAAAGAGCAGATGAACAGTGGTGATGTGGTAGACAGCCAAATTACTTTGCTTGACCAGATTACTAGAGAGGTTTCTGATATAATTGAAGCTAATAGTTCAGGTGCTAAAGAAGTTATGCATGCTATGAGTTTCTTAAATGAATTATCTGTAAAAACAGTTGAGGGTAATAAAGAATTCTACACTGCTACATCTAAATTGAATGAAATATTTGTAAGATTTAATGAGCTTATGGGTAAGTTTATTACTAATGCTGATAGCTTAGAAGAAGCTAAGAATGATAATGTTATTAAGAAAAATCCGGAAAATTATTCTGTAGACGAAAGAATGGATATGGAGCTTAAGAGTCTTGAAGAAGAGTTCAAAAAAGATAATGATGAATTCAAAAAAGATGATGATGTATTAGAGATGCTTAAAGAAGACTTCAAAAATCCGGAAATGTTCAGCATGTAA
- the alr gene encoding alanine racemase, translated as MSNYTIAEIDLSVLNKNMQIIHSIIKDVKLLNIVKANAYGHGLIEISKASEQFGADALGVANVEEGVRIREAGVKLPILVLFQHFKDESDLVCKYNLSPIVSNDECLEYYDKFLKKNGGSLNLYIKVDTGLNRMGAKPEEVLPLAKKVLSYNTLNIEGINTHYAASDMDDDYSISFTNKQIEVFNNVLNSLYENGIKIKNAHTSNSAAIISYKSTYFDMVRAGIILYGYNDDFLGIKPILNLKSYVVLVRSIKKGESISYGMTWTANRDTKVAVIPIGYADGIPRKLSNNWEVKINGKYYPLRGRVCMDSIIAEIGNDNIKVGDEVLIFGNDERLNADTLAARIDSISHEVLVNIGERVKRVYINKNN; from the coding sequence ATGTCAAATTATACTATCGCTGAGATTGATTTATCTGTTTTGAATAAAAATATGCAGATTATACATTCTATAATAAAAGATGTTAAACTTCTTAATATAGTTAAGGCAAATGCTTATGGTCATGGTTTGATAGAGATATCAAAGGCTTCAGAGCAATTTGGAGCTGATGCTTTAGGTGTTGCTAATGTAGAAGAGGGGGTAAGAATAAGAGAAGCAGGAGTTAAACTTCCTATATTAGTTTTATTTCAGCATTTTAAAGATGAATCTGATTTGGTATGTAAATATAATTTAAGTCCTATTGTTAGTAATGATGAATGTTTGGAATATTATGATAAGTTTTTAAAAAAGAATGGCGGCAGTTTAAATTTATATATAAAAGTTGATACAGGCCTAAATAGAATGGGGGCAAAGCCTGAAGAAGTTTTACCTTTAGCAAAAAAAGTATTATCGTATAATACTTTAAATATAGAAGGCATCAATACTCATTATGCTGCTTCTGATATGGATGATGATTATTCTATAAGTTTTACTAATAAACAGATAGAAGTTTTTAATAATGTATTAAATAGTTTATATGAAAATGGAATAAAAATAAAGAATGCACATACATCTAATTCAGCTGCAATAATTTCATATAAAAGTACTTATTTTGATATGGTGCGTGCTGGAATTATATTATACGGATATAATGATGATTTTTTGGGTATTAAACCAATTTTAAATTTAAAATCTTATGTAGTTTTGGTAAGAAGTATAAAGAAAGGTGAAAGTATTTCTTATGGAATGACTTGGACAGCAAACAGAGATACTAAGGTTGCTGTAATACCTATAGGATATGCTGACGGAATACCAAGAAAATTATCTAACAATTGGGAAGTTAAAATTAATGGAAAATATTATCCTTTAAGAGGAAGAGTATGTATGGATTCTATTATTGCTGAAATAGGAAATGACAATATAAAAGTAGGTGATGAAGTATTGATATTTGGGAATGATGAAAGACTTAATGCTGATACTTTGGCGGCAAGAATAGATAGTATAAGTCATGAAGTGCTTGTTAATATAGGTGAAAGAGTAAAAAGGGTTTATATAAATAAAAATAATTGA
- a CDS encoding alanine/glycine:cation symporter family protein: MIEMITKINNVVNGFVWGPIMLTLLVGTGIYLSIRTGFLQITRIPLWVKHTFGALAKKHDLDDNITPFQAVSTALASTVGTGNIAGVTTAIVAGGPGALFWMWFAAFFGMVTKYSEVILAVHYRVKDDLGHHHGGPMYYISKGANMPWLGSIFAAFAALACFGAGNMTQTNAMAGVVYQNFGVPHIVTGVVVVFLTAIIIIGGIRRIATVTEKLVPIMCVIYIVSGIIILFMNMEKIPYAFQRIFEEAFSLKQVGAGFMGYTIMMGMKFGFARGVFSNEAGLGTAPMAHGASNSKNPIEQGLWGIFEVLIDTFFVCTLTGLIAIIFLDANQGTKLNGAELISASFGNNLGHAGSVILTISLILFAFSTFVGWSHYGVVALGYLTKRNKIASYSYRIIFLIIGIVGAVSQLDLIWAIADTLNGLMAIPNLIGLLILSPKIAKLTNDYIKDPNSTTMKD, from the coding sequence ATGATAGAGATGATAACTAAGATAAATAATGTGGTTAATGGTTTTGTATGGGGACCAATAATGCTTACATTATTAGTAGGAACAGGTATATATTTAAGTATAAGAACAGGTTTTTTACAGATAACAAGAATACCTTTATGGGTTAAGCATACATTTGGAGCATTGGCAAAAAAACATGATTTAGATGATAATATTACTCCTTTTCAGGCAGTAAGTACAGCATTGGCAAGTACTGTAGGTACAGGAAATATTGCAGGTGTTACAACAGCAATAGTAGCAGGAGGACCTGGTGCTTTATTTTGGATGTGGTTTGCTGCTTTTTTTGGAATGGTTACAAAATATTCTGAAGTTATTTTAGCAGTTCATTATAGGGTTAAAGATGATTTAGGACACCATCATGGCGGCCCTATGTATTATATATCTAAAGGTGCTAATATGCCTTGGCTTGGAAGTATATTCGCTGCTTTTGCTGCTTTAGCTTGTTTTGGTGCTGGAAATATGACCCAAACTAATGCTATGGCTGGAGTTGTTTATCAGAATTTTGGAGTGCCTCATATAGTTACAGGTGTAGTAGTTGTATTTTTAACAGCAATAATTATTATAGGCGGAATAAGAAGAATAGCCACTGTTACTGAAAAATTAGTACCTATTATGTGTGTTATATATATAGTTTCTGGAATAATAATATTATTTATGAACATGGAAAAGATACCTTATGCATTTCAGAGAATATTTGAGGAAGCATTTTCATTAAAGCAGGTTGGTGCCGGATTTATGGGATATACTATTATGATGGGTATGAAATTCGGATTTGCCCGCGGTGTATTTTCAAATGAGGCTGGTTTGGGTACTGCTCCTATGGCTCATGGTGCTAGCAATTCAAAAAATCCTATAGAGCAGGGATTATGGGGAATATTCGAAGTACTTATAGATACTTTCTTCGTATGTACTTTAACAGGTCTTATAGCCATAATATTTTTGGATGCAAATCAAGGTACTAAATTAAATGGTGCTGAGCTTATATCTGCTTCTTTCGGAAATAATTTAGGACATGCAGGTTCTGTAATACTTACTATATCTTTAATATTGTTTGCATTTTCTACATTTGTAGGATGGTCTCATTATGGTGTTGTTGCCTTAGGATATCTTACAAAAAGAAATAAAATAGCTTCATATTCATATAGAATAATATTTTTGATTATAGGTATAGTTGGTGCTGTAAGTCAATTAGATTTAATATGGGCTATAGCTGATACTTTAAATGGTCTTATGGCTATACCAAATTTGATTGGTCTTTTAATACTTTCTCCAAAAATAGCAAAACTTACTAATGATTATATAAAGGATCCTAATTCAACTACAATGAAAGATTAA
- the murA gene encoding UDP-N-acetylglucosamine 1-carboxyvinyltransferase, with translation MYKYVIEGSNNIGGVLKVSGSKNASLPLLVASILTDEPVILHNVPDLVDVHVLINILEPLGKKVDFKNNTTVIISHNGKSEEAPYKLVKKMRGSIIVLGPLLAKRKHCRVSYPGGCAFGPRPIDLHLKGMEALGAKIDITAGYIDAKVDDNLIGADMDLSGKFGPTVLGTDNVMMAATLAKGTTIIRNAAKEPECTNLVDLLNAMGAKITGGGTDTLTIEGVDGLHGAEFTVIPDRIETGTFLAIAAAGRGKLKLENAEPKHLTYVLDLLSDIGCDIKTTENTIEIDASGKELKPFKVETLPYPGFPTDLQAIYTTLACTIKGKSELIEGIYPDRFSHVPELVRMGADIELNTSDIVVNGGKELSGADVQASDLRAGAALVAAGAIARGTTNVHRIYHIERGYENLEEKLKSINIETKKEKDDIL, from the coding sequence ATGTATAAATATGTGATAGAAGGTTCAAACAATATTGGGGGAGTATTAAAGGTATCAGGATCAAAAAATGCATCATTGCCTTTGCTTGTTGCATCCATTTTAACAGATGAGCCTGTTATACTTCATAATGTTCCTGATTTGGTAGATGTACATGTTCTTATAAATATATTAGAGCCTTTGGGTAAAAAAGTAGATTTTAAAAACAATACAACTGTAATAATATCTCATAACGGAAAAAGTGAGGAAGCTCCTTACAAATTAGTTAAAAAGATGAGAGGTTCTATAATAGTATTAGGACCATTACTAGCTAAAAGGAAACATTGTAGAGTATCATATCCAGGAGGATGTGCTTTTGGACCAAGACCGATAGATTTGCATTTGAAAGGGATGGAAGCATTGGGAGCTAAAATAGATATAACAGCAGGATATATAGATGCTAAAGTAGATGATAATTTAATAGGCGCTGATATGGACTTGTCAGGTAAATTCGGGCCTACAGTATTGGGTACTGATAATGTTATGATGGCTGCTACTTTGGCTAAAGGTACTACTATAATAAGAAATGCAGCAAAAGAACCTGAATGTACTAACTTGGTTGATTTGCTTAATGCTATGGGAGCGAAAATTACAGGCGGCGGTACTGATACTTTAACTATTGAAGGTGTTGACGGTCTTCATGGTGCTGAGTTTACTGTAATACCAGATAGAATAGAAACAGGTACTTTCTTGGCAATAGCTGCTGCCGGAAGAGGTAAACTGAAGCTTGAAAATGCAGAGCCTAAACATTTAACTTATGTATTAGATTTGCTTTCAGATATAGGATGTGATATAAAAACTACAGAAAATACTATAGAAATAGATGCTTCTGGTAAAGAGTTAAAGCCTTTTAAGGTTGAAACTTTGCCATATCCTGGCTTTCCTACAGACTTGCAGGCTATTTATACAACATTAGCATGCACTATAAAAGGTAAGAGTGAGCTTATAGAGGGTATTTATCCTGATAGATTCAGCCATGTACCGGAACTTGTTCGTATGGGTGCTGATATAGAGTTGAATACTTCAGATATAGTTGTAAACGGCGGTAAAGAGTTATCAGGTGCTGATGTACAGGCTAGCGATTTGCGTGCCGGTGCTGCTTTAGTTGCTGCCGGAGCTATAGCTAGAGGTACAACTAATGTTCATAGAATCTATCATATAGAAAGAGGATATGAAAATTTAGAAGAAAAATTAAAAAGTATTAATATAGAAACAAAAAAAGAAAAAGATGATATTTTATAA
- the flgF gene encoding flagellar basal-body rod protein FlgF produces the protein MVRGVYTGASGMMAEQARLDVVANNLANVDKPGFKRDTVSFKAFPEMMAARTEDDGVVIFPLGSTDVRPYVGRMGTGVEVNEVFTEWEQGSLRETGNQLDIALGDKGFFAIETPNGERYTRNGSFLIDKDHYLVTKHGYKVMGENGYIQIKTNNFNIDEDGRVSINRRYQDGNTFVQFNDNEWEDEEILDTLKIVRFDNERYLKKEGESFWVDTDISGTAYIAQKGVDRPKVLSRFLEMSNVNPINEMVRMIEVQRAYELNSKTISTHDTLVGRVINEVGRV, from the coding sequence ATGGTAAGAGGAGTTTATACAGGTGCCAGCGGTATGATGGCTGAACAGGCTAGACTAGATGTTGTAGCTAATAACTTGGCTAATGTTGATAAACCTGGATTTAAAAGAGATACAGTAAGTTTTAAGGCTTTCCCAGAAATGATGGCTGCAAGAACAGAAGATGACGGAGTAGTAATATTTCCGCTTGGTTCTACAGATGTAAGACCTTATGTAGGAAGAATGGGAACAGGTGTTGAAGTTAATGAAGTTTTCACAGAATGGGAGCAGGGTTCTTTAAGAGAAACAGGCAATCAGCTTGATATAGCTTTGGGAGATAAAGGATTCTTTGCTATAGAAACTCCTAATGGTGAAAGATACACAAGAAACGGAAGTTTTTTAATAGATAAAGATCATTATCTTGTAACTAAGCATGGTTATAAAGTTATGGGTGAGAATGGTTATATTCAGATAAAAACTAATAACTTCAATATAGATGAAGATGGCAGAGTAAGTATCAATAGAAGATATCAGGACGGCAATACATTTGTACAGTTTAATGATAATGAATGGGAAGATGAAGAGATACTTGATACATTAAAAATAGTAAGATTTGATAATGAAAGATATTTGAAAAAAGAAGGAGAATCTTTCTGGGTAGATACAGATATTAGCGGTACTGCTTATATAGCTCAGAAAGGCGTTGATAGACCTAAAGTATTATCAAGATTCTTAGAAATGAGCAATGTAAATCCTATAAACGAAATGGTTAGAATGATTGAAGTACAAAGAGCTTATGAACTAAATTCTAAAACTATATCTACTCATGATACTTTAGTTGGCAGAGTAATTAATGAGGTAGGAAGAGTATAA